A genomic window from Melanotaenia boesemani isolate fMelBoe1 chromosome 15, fMelBoe1.pri, whole genome shotgun sequence includes:
- the LOC121654389 gene encoding sialidase-3-like, producing MGNRPSKSSGGEEPGKTTLFEREPSGITYRIPALLYLRHSHTFIAFAEKRSSSSDHDAKILVMRRGLLKDDGSVQWSSSQELSTACLPNHRTMNPCPVYEKNSKTLFLFFICVWGNTTERKQIITGKNKTRLCCVRSSDDGQTWSQTTDLTDCVIGEAVLKWATFGVGPGHGVQLENGRLIIPAYAYYVPFRCCCFPIPFTVYPRALSVYSEDFGQTWHIGKMLQKKSCECEMAEIIDHEGRSHLYCNARHTGGHRCEALSENSGFYFDKPHMASELVEQPSGCQGSVIGFPAPEFVPNDDAESKACGTSLLSPDTQTWLLFMHPTNKSSRRDMGVYLNRSPLHSSGWDRPRIIHSGPSGYSDLAYNVDKDQFSGLMECGRDCELEQIAFVSFSLNDVMQTGSKKDKKMC from the exons ATGGGGAACAGACCATCAAAAAGCAGTGGTGGTGAGGAACCTGGGAAAACAACTTTGTTTGAAAGAGAGCCAAGTGGGATAACCTACAGGATTCCTGCTCTCCTTTACCTGAGACACAGTCACACTTTTATTGCCTTTGCTGAGAAACGTTCCTCATCTTCTGACCATGATGCCAAAATTCTTGTTATGAGAAGAGGATTGCTGAAAGATGATGGATCTGTTCAG TGGTCATCCAGTCAGGAGCTTTCGACTGCATGCCTGCCAAACCACCGCACCATGAACCCCTGCCCAGTGTatgaaaaaaacagtaaaacactgtttctgtttttcatttgtgtttgggGGAACACCACTGAGAGGAAGCAGATTATCACAGGTAAGAACAAGACACGTCTTTGCTGTGTAAGAAGCAGTGATGATGGGCAGACTTGGAGTCAAACAACAGACTTAACAGACTGCGTGATTGGAGAAGCTGTCCTCAAGTGGGCCACATTTGGTGTGGGTCCAGGCCACGGTGTTCAGCTGGAAAATGGCAGATTGATCATACCTGCGTATGCCTATTATGTCCCTTTCAGATGCTGTTGCTTCCCCATTCCTTTTACAGTCTACCCACGTGCACTGTCAGTTTACAGTGAGGACTTTGGACAGACATGGCATATAGGTAAGATGCTTCAAAAGAAGTCATGTGAATGTGAAATGGCAGAAATTATAGATCACGAGGGCAGGAGTCATCTTTACTGCAATGCTCGTCACACTGGGGGCCACAGATGTGAGGCTCTGAGTGAAAACAGTGGATTCTATTTTGACAAGCCCCACATGGCTTCAGAGCTAGTCGAACAGCCTTCTGGCTGTCAGGGCAGCGTCATTGGCTTCCCTGCACCTGAATTTGTCCCCAATGACGACGCTGAAAGCAAAGCCTGTGGCACATCCCTTTTGTCGCCAGACACACAAACCTGGCTCCTCTTCATGCATCCAACCAACAAGTCCAGTCGAAGAGACATGGGTGTGTATTTGAACCGATCCCCCTTGCACTCATCCGGTTGGGACAGGCCCAGGATCATTCACAGTGGACCTAGTGGCTATTCAGACCTGGCTTACAATGTGGACAAGGATCAGTTTTCCGGCCTAATGGAGTGCGGGAGAGACTGCGAACTAGAGCAGATTGCATTTGTGTCGTTTTCTCTTAATGATGTCATGCAGACAGGCAgtaagaaagacaaaaaaatgtgttga
- the LOC121654962 gene encoding voltage-gated potassium channel subunit beta-3-like has protein sequence MQVSFACTEHNLKSRSEDRLCGLRTAPPPGGSSGGVGGSSGGGGGGGGGGGGGGGGSGGGGGGQGNNGNYMSQGSVKTREGPGSRQTQQGHAHMKEAIGRYTSMKYRNLGKSGLRVSCLGLGTWVTFGSQISDEMAENLMTIAYENGVNLFDTAEVYASGRAEITLGNIVKKKGWRRSSFVITTKIYWGGQAETERGLSRKHIIEGLRGSLSRLQLDYVDIVFANRNDVNSPMEEIVRAMTFVINQGMAMYWGTSRWSAMEIMEAYSVARQFNLIPPVCEQAEYHYFQRDKVEVQLPELYHKIGVGAMTWSPLACGLITGKYSDGVPECSRAAMKGYQWLKERVNSEEGRRQLAKIKELHLLADRLGCTAAQLAIAWCLRSEGVSSVLLGVSNADQLIENLGALRILSQMTPQTITEIDALLGNKPHAKKESRA, from the exons ATGCAGGTGTCTTTCGCATGCACTGAACACAACCTGAAGAGTCGCAGTGAGGACCGACTCTGTGGCCTTCGCACTGCTCCACCTCCTGGAGGAAGCAGTGGAGGAGTTGGGGGAAGTAGTGGAGGGGGAGGCGGTGGCgggggtggtggaggaggaggtggtggaggcagtggaggaggaggtggtggacaAGGGAATAATGGCAACTACATGTCCCAAGGCTCTGTCAAGACCAGGGAGGGTCCAGGGTCTCGTCAGACTCAACAGGGCCATGCACACATGAAGGAGGCCATTGGGCGCTACACCAGTATGAAGTACAG GAACCTGGGAAAGTCAGGTCTACGTGTGTCTTGCCTTGGGTTAG GCACTTGGGTGACATTTGGGTCACAGATCTCAGATGAG ATGGCTGAAAACCTGATGACCATAGCTTATGAGAATGGAGTGAACCTGTTTGACACGGCAGAGGTGTACGCTTCTGGAAG AGCGGAAATTACTCTAGGGaacattgtcaaaaagaaaggATGGAG GCGCTCAAGTTTTGTCATCACTACAAAAATTTATTGGGGAGGCCA AGCAGAGACTGAGAGAGGACTCTCCAGAAAGCACATTATTGAAG GTTTACGAGGTTCTCTATCAAGACTCCAGCTAGATTATGTGGATATAGTTTTTGCTAACAGAAATGACGTTAACAGCCCGATGGAAG AGATTGTTCGGGCCATGACGTTTGTAATAAACCAGGGTATGGCCATGTACTGGGGGACGTCACGCTGGAGTGCGATGGAGATTATG GAGGCATACTCAGTTGCACGCCAGTTCAATCTGATACCACCCGTGTGTGAGCAGGCAGAGTATCATTATTTCCAGAGGGATAAAGTTGAAGTGCAACTTCCAGAACTTTACCACAAGATCG gtGTGGGAGCAATGACCTGGTCTCCACTTGCTTGCGGATTAATCACAGGGAAGTACAGTGATGGTGTGCCAGAGTGCTCCAGAGCAGCAATGAAG GGATACCAGTGGCTGAAGGAGCGAGTGAACAGTGAGGAGGGACGCAGGCAGCTCGCTAAAATCAAGGAGCTCCATCTACTGGCAGACAGACTGGGCTGCACTGCTGCACAACTAGCCATAG cttggtGTCTGCGCAGTGAGGGAGTCAGCTCAGTACTTCTGGGTGTTTCCAATGCAGACCAGCTCATTGAGAACCTTGGTGCCCTCCGG ATTTTATCCCAAATGACCCCTCAAACCATAACTGAGATTGATGCCCTGCTGGGAAATAAGCCACACGCGAAGAAAGAGTCGCGTGCTTGA